Proteins co-encoded in one bacterium genomic window:
- the rplP gene encoding 50S ribosomal protein L16 has translation MLTPSRTKYRKSQRGRMRGKSLRGSNVSFGDYGLMALEPGWITANQIESARVAINRKIKKNGKLWIRIFPDKPYSKKPAETRMGSGKGANEGYVAVVKPGRIMFEVVCPTLDLVNKALYVAGTKLPVKTKIVKREAI, from the coding sequence ATGCTTACTCCAAGTAGAACCAAGTATAGGAAATCACAGCGTGGAAGGATGCGCGGGAAGAGCCTGCGCGGCTCGAACGTAAGCTTTGGCGATTACGGACTTATGGCGCTCGAACCCGGCTGGATTACCGCGAACCAGATTGAAAGCGCGCGCGTGGCGATCAACCGAAAGATCAAAAAGAACGGAAAGCTTTGGATCCGTATTTTTCCCGATAAGCCGTATTCCAAGAAGCCCGCCGAAACAAGAATGGGCAGCGGCAAGGGTGCGAACGAGGGCTACGTGGCGGTTGTGAAGCCCGGCAGGATAATGTTCGAGGTCGTGTGCCCTACGCTGGATTTGGTCAATAAGGCGCTGTACGTTGCGGGAACCAAGCTCCCGGTCAAAACGAAGATAGTCAAGCGGGAGGCGATATAG
- the rpsC gene encoding 30S ribosomal protein S3, with protein MGQKTHPKCLRLQTVDSWDALWYAPKKNFGDNLVQDIKIRRYLEKELRNAQPSRIEIKRYPGRVIINVWVVRMGIAVGKGATRRDELKQALIDKLKIKDDIHLDFYEETHPDLNARVVMENVIQQLERRINFRRVLRQTLKRCEQAGAKGVKLMVAGRLNGAEMCRREWYLRGRIPLHTLRAKINYASGHAATIYGSIGVKVWVFTGEELPRPKPKPELSSIKAEVGK; from the coding sequence ATGGGTCAGAAAACACATCCGAAATGCTTGCGTCTTCAGACGGTAGACAGCTGGGACGCGCTTTGGTACGCTCCGAAAAAGAACTTTGGCGACAATCTTGTGCAGGACATCAAGATCCGCAGATATCTTGAAAAAGAATTGCGCAACGCGCAGCCGTCGCGTATCGAGATCAAGCGTTATCCGGGCCGGGTGATCATCAATGTCTGGGTTGTCCGCATGGGAATTGCTGTCGGAAAGGGTGCGACAAGGCGCGACGAACTCAAGCAGGCGTTGATCGACAAACTGAAGATCAAGGACGATATCCACCTCGACTTTTACGAGGAAACCCATCCGGATCTCAACGCGCGCGTAGTCATGGAAAACGTGATTCAGCAACTCGAACGGCGTATCAATTTCCGCCGTGTACTCAGGCAAACGCTCAAGCGCTGCGAACAAGCCGGCGCAAAAGGCGTCAAGCTGATGGTTGCGGGCCGGTTGAACGGCGCGGAAATGTGCCGCAGAGAATGGTATTTGCGCGGCCGCATTCCGCTTCACACTTTGCGCGCGAAAATCAATTACGCGTCAGGGCATGCGGCGACGATATATGGAAGCATTGGCGTGAAAGTTTGGGTTTTCACGGGCGAGGAGCTTCCCAGACCGAAGCCGAAGCCGGAGCTTTCTTCCATCAAGGCGGAGGTTGGCAAGTAA
- the rplV gene encoding 50S ribosomal protein L22: MQVQAIHKFLRTSPLKIRRFAQLIKGKRVEAAESILLVQPSPTCQALARVLKSAVSNGENNHGLERENLFVRTVLVDDGPRMKRFRARARGRPGPILKRSSHVTIVLDEFEPSDAEGGEA, translated from the coding sequence ATGCAGGTACAGGCGATTCACAAATTCCTACGCACAAGCCCTCTTAAAATACGAAGGTTCGCGCAGCTCATCAAGGGCAAGCGTGTCGAGGCCGCCGAATCCATTCTGCTTGTGCAGCCGTCGCCGACGTGCCAGGCGCTTGCGCGCGTGCTTAAAAGCGCGGTCTCAAACGGCGAGAACAATCATGGACTGGAGCGCGAAAACTTATTTGTAAGAACGGTGCTTGTCGACGACGGCCCGAGGATGAAGCGGTTCAGGGCGCGCGCGCGCGGAAGGCCGGGTCCTATTTTAAAGCGCTCTTCGCACGTAACCATCGTTCTGGACGAGTTTGAGCCGAGCGACGCCGAAGGAGGCGAGGCCTAG
- the rpsS gene encoding 30S ribosomal protein S19 — translation MSRSTKKGPFIDEKLAAKVRKSQETGDKRPIRTWSRSCTITPDMIGLTIEVHNGKKFLPVFVTEELVGHKLGEFAPTRTFRSHAKSEKRADKGARR, via the coding sequence ATGAGCCGCTCGACAAAGAAAGGACCCTTCATCGACGAAAAGCTTGCCGCTAAGGTTAGAAAGTCGCAGGAGACGGGTGACAAGCGCCCCATTAGGACTTGGTCGCGTTCCTGCACGATCACGCCGGATATGATTGGATTGACCATTGAGGTACACAACGGAAAGAAATTCCTTCCCGTTTTCGTGACCGAGGAACTTGTCGGCCACAAGCTGGGAGAGTTTGCTCCGACTCGAACCTTCCGCTCGCACGCCAAGTCCGAGAAGCGCGCCGACAAGGGAGCGAGGAGGTAA
- the rplB gene encoding 50S ribosomal protein L2 → MPIRIYKPYTPSRRKMSVVDYSVLSDVEPYKPLVRNLKKHAGRNNQGKVTVPHRGGGNKRKYRLIDFHRKERLNEEATVVSVEYDPNRTAFIMLVQFEDGSKRYYIAPDGVKVGDKISSGPNVRIQTGNSLPLSAIPVGAFVHNIELRPGQGATMVRSAGTQAQILAKEGKSVLIRMPSGEVRYVPQNCMATIGRVSNIDQKDVRLGKAGRNIHRGIRPTVRGTVMNPVDHPHGGGEGRSKCAGRPPCSRTGVKAKGFRTRPKGKSKAHLVKDRRSKN, encoded by the coding sequence ATGCCGATACGAATTTACAAACCTTACACACCTTCCAGGCGAAAGATGTCCGTGGTGGATTATTCGGTCCTTTCGGATGTCGAGCCGTACAAGCCGCTTGTGCGCAACCTCAAAAAGCACGCCGGGCGCAACAATCAGGGCAAGGTGACAGTTCCCCATCGCGGCGGCGGCAACAAGCGCAAGTACAGGCTGATCGACTTTCATCGCAAGGAGCGCCTGAACGAAGAGGCGACTGTCGTCAGTGTTGAATACGACCCCAATCGCACGGCGTTCATTATGCTTGTCCAATTCGAGGACGGCTCCAAGCGCTATTACATTGCACCGGACGGAGTGAAGGTGGGGGACAAGATTTCCTCCGGCCCGAACGTCCGTATTCAAACCGGGAACTCGCTTCCGCTTTCGGCGATTCCGGTGGGCGCATTTGTGCACAACATCGAGCTCCGGCCCGGCCAGGGAGCAACGATGGTTCGCTCGGCCGGAACGCAGGCGCAGATTCTGGCCAAGGAAGGCAAAAGCGTTTTGATAAGAATGCCTTCCGGCGAGGTAAGATACGTGCCGCAGAACTGCATGGCCACGATCGGACGCGTAAGCAACATTGATCAGAAAGATGTCAGGCTGGGCAAAGCGGGGCGAAACATCCATAGGGGCATACGCCCGACCGTCCGCGGAACCGTAATGAACCCTGTGGACCATCCGCACGGAGGTGGCGAGGGCAGGAGCAAGTGCGCCGGGCGGCCGCCGTGTTCCCGCACGGGCGTTAAAGCCAAAGGCTTCAGGACGAGGCCCAAAGGCAAGTCCAAGGCTCATCTCGTCAAGGATAGAAGGAGCAAGAACTAA